The Pseudonocardia sp. HH130630-07 DNA window GCGGCTACCTCGGCCGGCCGGGGGCCACCGCGTCGGCGTTCGTCGCGAACCCGTACGGGGCGCCCGGCGAGCGGATGTACCGCACCGGCGACCTGGTGCACCTGCGCGCCGACGGGCAGATCGCGTTCCTCGGCCGGGTCGACCACCAGGTGAAGATCCGCGGGTTCCGGATCGAGCCGGGCGAGATCGAGACCGTGCCGGCGGGCCGGGACGGGGTCCGCGCCGCCGCGGTGATCGTGCGCGAGGACCGGCTGGTCGGCTACGTCGTCCCGGCCGACGGGGCTCCTGCCGACACCGGTGCGCTCCGCACCGCGCTCGCCGCGGAGCTGCCCGCGCACATGGTGCCCGCGCACCTGGTCCTGCTCGACCGGCTCCCGCTGACCCCGGCCGGGAAGCTGGACCGCGACGCGCTGCCCGCGCCGGACCGGGCGACGACCGGTCCGGCGCGGGAACCGGCGACCGACGCCGAGCGGGCCCTGCTGGAGGTGCTGCGCGCCGCCCTCGGCGACCCGGGACTCGGCCCGGACGACGACTTCCTCGCCGCCGGCGGCGACAGCATCGTCTCGCTGCAGGTGCTCTCCAGGGCCCGGCGCGCGGGGTGGCTGCTCACCGCCCGCGACGTGTTCGACGGCGGCACGGTCGCCGGGATGGCGGCTCGCGCGGTCCCGGCGGACCCCGGCACCGCCCCGGACACCGCCGGCCCCGTATCCGGTGACGCCCCGCTCACCCCGGTGATGCGGGACCTGCTGCGCCGCGGCGGCCCGGGCCGTCCCGGCGACCCCTCGGCCGGGTACTGCCAGTGGGTCGAGACCGTGGTGCCCGCCGGTGCCGACGAACCGCGCTGGCACCGGGTGCTCGACGCGGTGCTCGCCACGCACGACGTGCTCCGCGCGCACCTCGCCGACGGCGACGGCGAGCCGGTGCTGCGGGTCCCGCCGCCCGGTTCGGTCACCGGCGCCGACGTGCTCGTCCGGACCGCGCTCGACCCCGGTGCCGACCCGCGGGCCGTGGCCGACCGCCGGATCGCCGCCGCCCGGGACGGGCTCGACCCGTACCGGGGCCCGCTGCTGCGCGCCGAGTGGCTGGACGCCGGCGCGGACCGGCCGGGCCGGATGGTGCTGCTCGCGCACCATCTCGTCGTCGATCCGGTGTCCTGGCGGGTGCTGCTCGACGACCTCGCCCAGGCGTACCGGGCCGCCGCGGACGGCGCCCGCCCCGCGCTGCCGCCGTCCGCACGGACCTGGGTCGGCTGGGCGGGCACGGCGCGCGCGGCGACCGACGCCCGCCGGGCCGAGCTGGGGCACTGGCGGGCGGTCACCGCGCACCCCGACACCGGCTGGGGCGAGCGCGCGTCCGACCCGGCCCGGGACACCGCGGCCACGGCCCGTCACCACGAGATCCGGCTCGACCCGGCGACCACGGAGGCGGTGCTGACCGCGCTGCCCCAGGCCCACGGCACCGGCCCGGACGCCGTGCTGCTCACCGCGCTGGCCAGGGCCGCGCACCGGTGGCGGGGCCGTGACGGGTCCCCGGAGCTGCTGGTGGACCTGCAGGGTCACGGCCGCCCCACGGCCGCCCCGGACGGTACGGGCGCGGCACTGGACCTCTCGCGCACCGTCGGCTGGTTCACCACAGTCGTCCCGGCGCTGGTCCGGCCGGGCGACCGCGGCCCGGCCGCGGTCGGCGAGCAGATCCGGGCCGGTGGGGACGGCCTCGGCTACGGCCTGCTGCGGGACGCCCCGGACCGGCCGCTCGGCGACGTCGTCCGGCCGCGGGTGACGCTGAACTATCTGGGCCGATTCACCGGCTCCGGCTCCTCCGGCGCCGGTGCCGGCGAGCCGTGGCGGGCACCGGCCGATGCCGGGCCGCTCGGTTCCGGCGAACCGGGTGCCATGCCGTTCCCGCACGAGCTGGCGGTGAACGCGCTCGCCACCGGCGACGGCCCGGGGAACGCGCCCGTCCTCGCCGTCCGGTTCACCTGGCCCGACGCGTTGTTCACCGCGTCCCGGATCGAGGCGCTGGCCGAGGCCGTGCGCGCCGAGCTGGTCGCGCTGGCCGGGACGCCGGGCACGGGCACCGGATGAGCGACGGGGGGACCGGGGCCGCGACCACCGACCGGATCGACGCGCCGCTGGTGCGGGCCGCGTTCGTGCTGGTGCTCGGGACGTTCATGGCCTCGCTGGACGCCACGATCGTCGCGGTCGGGGTGAGCACGCTGTCCGCGGAGTTCGGCGCCGACCCGGTCGAGATCCAGTGGGTGAGCACCGCCTACCTGCTCGCGGTGGTCACGGCCGTCCCCACCTCGGGGTGGCTGGTCGACCGGTTCGGCGGGCGCCGCACCTGGATCGCGGCGGTGCTCTGCTTCGTCGCGGCGTCCGCGCTGTGCGCGCTGGCCTGGTCGCTGCCGTCGCTGATCGTCTTCCGGATCGTGCAGGGGCTGGCCGGCGGGCTGCTGCCACCGACCGGGCAGGCGGTGCTGGCCCGGCTCGCCGGGCCGCGGCGGATCGGCCGGTTGATCGCGATCGTCGGTGTCGTCCCGCTGCTGTCGCCGGTCCTCGGACCGCTCGCCGGGGGCGCGATCCTCGGCGTCGCGAGCTGGCCGTGGTTGTTCTACGTCAACCTGCCGGTCGGGCTCGCCGCCGCCGTGCTGGCCGTGCTGTGCGTTCCGCGGGACGCGGCGGCGTCCCGCGGGACGGCGTTCGACGTCCGCGGGGCGCTGCTGCTCTCGCCCGGCCTCGCGGTGTTCGTGCTCGGCCTCACCGAGGTGGAGCGCACCGGCGGCGCGCTGCCCGGCGTCCCGGTCTGCCTGGCCGGACTGGTGATGCTCGGCCTGTTCCTGTGGCACGGCCTGCGGTTCCGCGGGACGCCGCTGATCGACCCGCGGCTGTTCGTGCGCAGCCCGTTCGGCCCGGCGGCGCTCGCGCTGGTGATCCTGGGCCTGTCGGTGTACGGCGCGACCTTCCTGCTCCCGCTCTACCTGCAGTCCGGCCGCGGGCTCGACGCCTGGGCGACCGGCCTGCTGCTCGCTCCGCAGGGGATCGGAGCGCTCGCCGGCTCGTTGCTGGTCAACCGGCTGGTGGACCGGATCGCGCCGCGGAACCTGGTGCTCGCCGGGATCGCACTCGTCGCGCTGGGGACGGTGGTGTTCACCCAGCTCGACCGGGACCCGGCGGACGCGCTCGTCGCCGTCTCGCTGCTGGTCCGCGGCGCCGGTGCCGCGCTGATCGGTGCCCCGGTGATGGCCCTGGTCTACCGGACGATGGCGAAGGAGATGATCCCGCGCGCGGCGAGCGCGCTGAACCTGCTGAACACCCTGGGCGGCTCGGTCGGTACCGCACTGGTCGCGGTGATCCTGCAGTCCCGGCTGGGCGCACTCGGCGACGGTGCGGCCGCGGCCGCGTTCGGCCAGACGTTCTGGTGGGTCCTGGGCTTCTGCCTGCTCGCCCTGGCCGGCGCGACCCGGCTCCCCGGCGTGCGCCCGCCCCGGTAGCGGTCACGCGGCCACGGCGAGCAGCGCCTGGTGGGTCGCCGCCACGTCGCCGACCACCGGGGTCACGACGGCGGTGCCGGGACGGGCGTCGACCAGCTCCCGCAGCCGGCGGTGCCACTCCGGCAGGACGGCGGGGTCGAGGGTGCGGTGTGCGTCGCGCTGGGCCGGGGTCATTGGACCGGCGGCCCGGGCGCGGAGCCGGGCCACGGTCGTCCCGAGCGGCTCGTGCAGCACGACCGGGACGAACCGGGCCCCGCAGTCCCCGGCGAGACCGGCGAGGGAGTCGAGGAACTCCGCCCGTGCCAGGAACTGCGGGACGACGACGTCCACACCGTCGGTCAGCGCCACCCTGGCGGCGGCGAGCACCATTCGCCGGGTCAGCAGCCCCGCCCGCTGCGGCGCGTCGTACCAGCCGCCGACGAGCCCGCGCAGGACGTCGGGATCGAGGTTCACCGCGGGCGGGAAGCGCTGCACATGGTGCTCGGCGAGCGTGGACTTGCCGGTCCCCGGCAGGCCGTTGAGCTGGATCAGCGTCGGCACACCGGTCAGTGCAGCACGTCCCGCGCCCCGTCAGTCCCAGTCCAGCGAACCGCCCGTGCGGTACTCGGTCACCCGCGTCTCGAAGAAGTTCTTCTCCTTGCGCAGGTCCATGGCCTCGCTCATCCACGGGAACGGGTTCTCCGGCTCGCCGAACAGCGGGGCCAGCCCGATCTGCTCGGCCCGGCGGTCGGTGATGAACCGCAGGTACTGCTCGCACGACTCGGCGGTCAGGCCCAGCATGCCGCGCGGCATGGTGTCCCGGGCGTAGGCGACCTCCAGCTCGCACGCCTCGTGCAGCATCTGCCGGATCTCGGCGACGAACTCCGCGGTCCACAGGTGCGGGTTCTCGATCTTGATCTGGTTGATGCAGTCGATGCCGAAGTTCAGGTGGATCGACTCGTCGCGCAGGATGTACTGGTACTGCTCGGCGACGCCGACCATCTTGTTCCGCCGGCCCAGCGCCAGGATCTGGGCGAACCCGGTGTAGAACCACATCCCCTCGAACACCACGTAGAACGCGACCAGGTCGCGCAGGAACGCCTGGTCGGCCTCCGTGGTGCCGGTGACGAAGTCCGGGTCGGACAGCGCCCGGGTGTAGCGCAGTGCCCAGGTGTCCTTGTCGGTGATCGACGGGACCTGGCGGTAGGCGTTGAACAGCTCGCCCTCGTCCAGGCCGAGCGACTCGCAGACGTACTGGAAGGTGTGCGTGTGCACGGCCTCCTCGAACGACTGCCGCAGCAGGTACTGCCGGCACTCCGGGTTCGTCAGGTGCCGGTACACGGCGAGCACGATGTTGTTCGCGACCAGCGACTCCGCCGTGGCGAAGAAGCCGAGGTTGCGGACCAGCATCAGCCGCTCGTCGTCGGTCAGGCCGCCCGGGGTGCGCCACAGCGCGATGTCGGCCTGCATGGCGACCTCGGTCGGCATCCAGTGGTTGGCGCAGCCGGCGAGGTACTTCTCCCAGGCCCAGGTGTACTTCAGCGGGAGGAGCTGGTTGACGTCGGCGCGCGCGTTGATCATGCGCTTGTCGTCGGCGTCGATCGGAGCGGCACCGCGCTCGATCTCGCCGAGGCCGGTGGTGTCGGTGCTCTCGGTGGTCTCGGTGGTCGTCACTGGCAGGCCTCGCAGTCGGGGTCGTCGATCGAGCAGGCGTTCGCCGGGTTCAGGTCGAGCTCCGTGCCGTCGACGGCGGTGGAGCCGGTTCCGCGGCCGGGATCCGCGTTCTCCGGGGTGGTGGCGGGGACCGTCGCGCCCGCCGGGACGACCGCGGCCGGGGACCCCGCTGCGGGACCGGTGACGGACGGTGCGACCGCCGCCGATCCGGCGGTGGCCGCGGCCGAGGGGCCGGGGGAGCCGCTGGGCACCCCGGTGAGCTGGCCGTCGGTGCCCTTGAGGGTGGACTTCTCCACCGACGTCGCCGCGCGGGTCCGCAGGTAGTAGGTGGTCTTCAGGCCGCTGCGCCAGGCCAGCCGGTACAGCTCGTCGAGCTTGCGGCCGCTCGGGCCCGCCAGGTAGAGGTTCAGCGACTGGGCCTGGTCGAGCCACTTCTGCCGGCGCGAGGCCGCCGCGACGAGCCAGCGCGGCTCGATCTCGAACGCGGTCGCGTACAGCTCCTTCAGGTCGTCGGGGACCCGGTCGATCTCGGCGAGCGAGCCGTCGAAGTACTTCAGGTCCGACACCATCACCTCGTCCCACAGCCCGCGTTCCTTGAGGTCACGGACCAGGTGCGGGTTGACGACGGTGAAGTCGCCGGACATGTTCGACTTCACGTAGAGGTTCAGGTGGATCGGCTCGATCGACTGGGCGACCCCGCAGATGTTGGAGATCGTCGCCGTCGGTGCGATGGCCAGCACGTTGGAGTTGCGCATGCCCTGGCGCCGCACCGTCTCGCGCAGCGCGTCCCAGTCCAGCGTGGTGGACCGGTCGATCTCCAGCTCACCGGCCTCGCGGGCCTGCGCGAGCAGGGCCAGCGAGTCGATCGGCAGGATGCCGCGGCTCCACAGCGAGCCGTCGTAGCTGGCGTAGCGGCCGCGCTCGGCGGCCAGGTCCGACGACGCCGCGATCGCGTGGTAGCTCAGCAGCTCGGCGCTGCGGTCGGCGAACTCGACGGCCGCCTCGCTCGCCGGGGCGATGCGCTGGACGAACAGCGCGTCGGAGAAGCCCATCATGCCCAGCCCGACCGGGCGGTGGCGCAGGTTGGACCGCCGGGCCTCGGGGATCGTGTAGAAGTTGATGTCCACGACGTTGTCCAGCATCCGGACCGCCGTGCTCACCGTGCGGCGCAGCTTCGCGGCGTCGAGGCCGTCCGGGGTGACGTGCGCGGCGAGGTTGACCGAGCCGAGGTTGCAGACCGCGACCTCGCCCCGGCCGTCGCCGCCGGCCCGGGTGTTCAGGGTGATCTCGGTGCACAGGTTCGACGAGTGCACGACGCCCGCGTGCTGCTGCGGGCTGCGCAGGTTGCACGGGTCCTTGAAGGTGATCCACGGGTGCCCGGTCTCGAACAGCATCGTCAGCATCCGGCGCCACAGGTCGACCGCCCGGACCGTGCGGTGCACCCGCAGCTCGCCGCGCCCGGCGGCCGCCTCGTAGGCCCGGTACCGCTGGGCGAACTCGTTGCCGTAGAGGTCGTGCAGGTCGGGGACCTCGTCCGGGGAGAACAGCGTCCAGTCGGCGTCGGCCTGCACCCGGCGCAGGAACTCGTCGGGCACCCAGTTCGCCGTGTTCATGTCGTGGGTGCGCCGGCGGTCGTCACCGGTGTTCTTGCGCAGGTCGAGGAACTCCTCGATGTCGACGTGCCAGGTCTCCAGGTAGGCGCACGCCGCGCCCTTGCGCTTGCCGCCCTGGTTCACCGCGACCGCGGTGTCCCCGGCGATCTTGAGGAACGGCACGACGCCCTGGGAGACCCCGTTGGTGCCGCGGATGTGCGCGCCGAGACCGCGGACCGGCGTCCAGTCGTTGCCGAGCCCACCGGAGTACTTCGCCAGCAGCGCGTTGTTGCGGTACCCGCCGAAGATCGAGTCGAGGTCGTCGTCGACGGTGGTGAGGAAGCACGACGACAGCTGCGGCCGGGTGGTGCCGGAGTTGAACAGCGTCGGCGTCGAGGCCATGAAGTCGAAGCTCGACAGCAGCTCGTAGAACTCGATCGCCCGGGCCTCGCGGTCCACCTCGCGGACCGCCAGCCCCATCGCGACCCGCAGGAAGAACGCCTGCGGCAGCTCGAACCGGGTGCCGCGCTCGTGCAGGAAGTACCGGTCGTAGAGCGTCTGCAGCCCGAGGAAGCCGATCTGCAGGTCGCGCTCCGGGCGCAGCGCCGCGGTGACCCGGTCCAGGTCGAAGGTCGCCAGCTCGGGATCGACCAGCCCGATCGCGATCGCGTGCGTCAGGTAGTCCCTGGTGTAGGCGGCGTAGCCGTCGGCCATGCCGGCCGCGTCGGGGGTCCGCCGGGTGCCGGACAGGTGCGAGACGGCCTCGGTGCGCAGCCGGTCCATCAGCAGCCGGGACGCGACGAGCGAGTAGTCCGGCTCCCGCTCGACGAGCGTGCGCGCGGCCATGACCAGCGCCTGGGACAGCTCGTCGGCGGTGATGCCGTCGTAGACGGTGCGGTCCAGCTCGGCGAGCACCGGCCCGGCCGCGACGTCACCGTCGATCCCCTGCAGGGCCTCGGCCAGCACGGTCTCGACCCGGAGCCGGTCCAGCGGGGCCCGGGTGCCGTCCGGCTGGGTGACGTGCACGACCGGGCCGTCGCCGGCAGCGGCTTCCCCACCGCTGCCGGACCGGGCCCTGGCCTGCTGCTCGCGGTAGAGCACATAGGACCGGGCGACCTTGTGGTGCCCGCCGCGCATCAGCGCCAGCTCGACCTGGTCCTGGATCTGCTCGACGTGCACGGCCGGCACCGGGTGCCGCGCCAGCGCCGCGACGACCTGGGAGGTCAGCTCGCCGACCAGGTGGTGCAGTCGCGACGACGTCGCCCCGGAGTCACCCTCGACGGCGAGGAACGCCTTGGTCGCGGCCACCGAGATCTTCGAGGCGTCGAACGCGGTCTCGCCGCCGTCGCGCCGGATCACCCGCAGGGCGGCCGGATCGGCGGTGCCGGCGGAGCCGCCGGGGGAGACGGGGGGAGCGGTGGATGCGGTCACGGGTCTCCTCGCGGGTCGCGGTCGTCGAGGGCCGCCGGGAACGGCGGAGACGGCCGCACCGGGACACACGTCCGTGAGGTGCGCACCCTCAGCGCCCTCCCACGAGGCCCTGGAGCTGCGTGCACCGTCGGCGCACGCGCCGGTGGCAGGTCTTCGGACTCGCGGGCCCGGACACTCGCGTGCCCACCTACTGGCCGTCGCTTCCCGGGATCGCTCCCAGTGCTCATGACGGCGGTCGTTCCCACTCACCGCTGCGGGGCAGTCCCGGTTTCCCACCGGGTTCCCTCTTGCCTCACCGGCCCGTGCGGGCCGGTGAACCACCAACGACGCGGACACTACATCTTGGGCCAGGGTACGTGCTCGCCCCCTAGGTGTGCCGAATGTGGGGGTGTTCGTCACACGCGGTGAGACCTGCTGGTGGGGGCATCGGGTGCCGTCCCCCTCCTCACTCGAACGAGGGCGCGGTGCGGTTCAACCCTGTGAACTCCGGAGGCGATAGCTCTGGTTCCGGCTGTGCACAGGGCGGGTCGGCTCGATGCGTCCGCGGTCGATGAGCGTCCGCAGGCGGCGGGCGACGGTGCGCTGCGGTAGCCCGAGCTGTCCGGTCAGCGCGCGGGTGGTGGTGTTCCCGGCCTGGATCGCCTGCACGATCGCATCCAGTTCCGCCTCGATTCCACCGCTGCTGTCGTGCGCCGGGACGACCTGTGGCTGCAGCGCCAACTGTTCCGTGCCCTCGTCGACGAGGTGGTAGCTCGCATAGCGACGACCACCGTGTCTCGTGGCGAGGCCGCGGTGGACGAGATCGGTGAGCGCACGCCCGGCGGCCGGCCTGTCGATCCCCCAGGCTCGGAGCATCGAGTTGGTCACGCGCCCGGCGGTGCGCATCATCGCCAGGGCGAGACGCTGGGTGTCGTCCAGTCCGGTCTGGCCGAGCGAACCGATCCACGTGATCGTCTCCGGGGCCAGCAGGGCGTGCCGGGGCACCGTGACCGTCACCCGTCCCGGGTGTACATCGAAGTCCGGCGGGCTCATCCCGGTGCGGCGCAGCTCGGCCAGGACGCTGAGCAGGCCGGAGCCACGGTTCTCGCACAGGGTCTCGCCGCGTGAGCCGGGGATCTCGACGTCGGCGAGCAATGCGGCGAGCGTCCGATTCCTCGACGTCGACGGATGCTCCTCGGAACCGAGATCGGCGACGGTGATCGGACCGTAGAGCCCGCCTGGGCCGGTCACGACGAGACGGTCGGGATACAGCTCGACCTGGATCTGGCTGCCCTGCGCAGCAGGGCTGTAGTCACGGTGCATGAGCGCGTTGACGACCAGCTCCCGGACGACGGCGATCGGATAGTCGTAGCGGTCCTCACGGCCGAAGCCGGTGACGATCGCGCCGGTACGCATGTTGCGGATCATGGCCGACACGAGGTCGGTGACGATCGTCGGGAACGGGCCGGTGATCGTCGCGTTGTCGAGGAAGCGCCGACCATCCGGTGCCACCTCTCCCATCCGTCGTCCGGGAAGCACGACGAACGAGACGAACAGCTGGGGGAAGAACTGCTGCGGGTACTCGCCCAGGCACAGCAGGCCGGCGATCGTCGGCCGGAGCTCACCGTGCGCGTCGGGGGCCAGGACACCGAGCCGGACCAGGAGACGTTCCCGGTCGACGGTCCGGAACGCCGGTGATCGTCGCTGTATCCGTGCCAGCAGTGCCCTGACGAGCTCGTCGTCGAGGTCCGTGCTCGTCGCGCCCTCGACCGTGTCCCGGTCGTGGACGGGTTGACCGCGGTTGGACAGCAGCTGGGTGACCTCGTAGTGCGAGAGCCGACGGTCGCCGTCACCGCCACGGATGAACGACCCGCCGTATTCGCCGCGGGCGGTGACGAAACACGGCTTCTCGACGGGGTCCAGTTCGGGTACGTCCAACCGGACGACGAGCGCGCCCTCGACCTCCTCGACCTCGATCGGGGCACGGCACGGTGGCTCGATCCGGTCGGCACACGCCGCGGCGAGCGCGTCCCGGATCGCGGACACGTCGAGGTCCGCCGTAGGGGCGAATCCCGCCCGCTCGTCGATCCCCAGCAGGAGTGTTCCTCCGACGCCGTTCGCGAAGGCGCTGATCGTCTCGGTCACGGAGGACGGCAGCCCGCCACTCGCGGCCTTGACCTCGACATCGGACGGTTCCACGCCGAGTTTCCGCAACCGCTCCAGGAGTGCCGGTGTGTCCATGAGCCGCCTTCGGACCTCGTCCCCGTCGAACTGTGCCACAGTACTTCGCCAGTGGCAGAGTAGTGGCACAGTTATTCGCCGGTCCGCGATCCCCTCAGCCGAGCGGGAAGTGGCAGGCCGCGCCCCGCGGACCGGCCCCGACGGCGTCGACCGGCACCGGGACGTCGTCGGCGCAGCGCTCCCTGGCGTGCACGCACCGCGGGTGGAACGGGCACCCCGACGGCGGCTGCAGCGGGCTCGGCGGCTCCCCCGGCAACCGGGTCCCGCGGGCCGAGCCCGAGCCCGGCACCGCGGCGAGCAGGGCGGCGGTGTACGGGTGCGCCGGGGTGTCGTGGACGGCGTCGCGCGGGCCGGTCTCCACCAGCCGTCCCAGGTACATCACCGCGATCCGGTCACTGACGTGGGAGACCACGCCGAGGTCGTGCGAGACGAACACGCAGGCCACCCCCAGGTCCCGCTGCAGCTCACCGAGCAGGTTGATCACCTGGGCCTGGACCGACACGTCGAGCGCGGACACCGGCTCGTCGCACACCAGCACCGACGCGCCGGTCGCCAGCGCACGGGCCAGCACCACCCGCTGGCGCTGGCCGCCGGACAGCTCGTGCGGGCGGCGCCCGGTCAGCGTGGTGGCCAGCCCGACCCGGTCGAACAGCTCGCGGACCCGGGCCGGGCGTTGGGCCCGCGGCGGCGGTTCCGGGCGCAGGTCCAGCGCCTCGCGGACCGCGTCCTCCGCGGTGCGGCGCGGGTCGAGGGCGTCGAACGGGTCCTGCGCGACGAGCTGGACCTCGCGCCGCACGGCCCGCAGCGCCCGCCCGCGCAGGCCGTCGAGCCGCCTGCCGTGCACCGCCACCGTGCCCGAGGACGGCCGGAGCAGCCCGGCCAGCATCGTCGCCAGCGTCGACTTGCCCGATCCGGACTCCCCGACGATGCCCAGGGTCTCCCCGGCCGCGAGATCGAGGTCGACGCCGTCGACGGCCAGCAGCGGCGTCCGGCGCAGCCCGCCGGTGTCCACGTCGAACCGGCGGACGAGGCCACGTGCCTGCAGGACCACGGTCACGAGGTACCCCCGATGAAGTCGGCGAGCGTGGGCAGCGGACCGCCGCGGTGCTCCGGGCGCGGCACCGCGGCCAGCAGGGCGCGGGTGTAGGGGTGCTCCGGCGAGTCGAGCACCCGCTCCGCCGGGCCGCGCTCGACCACCCGGCCCTGGTAGAGCACGACGACGTCGTCGGCCCGGTCGGCGACCACCCCGATGTCGTGGGTGATCAGCAGCAACCCGCCGGTGCCCTCGGTGCCCAGCTCGCCGAGCAGGTCGAGGATCTGCGCGGCGACCGTGGTGTCCAGCGCCGTCGTCGGCTCGTCGGCGACCAGCAGCCGGGGCCGCGCGGCCAGCGCCACCGCGATCACCGCCCGTTGCCGCATCCCGCCGGACAGCTCCAGCGGATGGCTGCGGGCCCGGCGCACCGGGTCCGGCATCCCGGCCCGGGCCAGCAGCTCGATCGCGCGCTCGCGCACCTCGTGCCGGCGCAGGCCCGGATCGTGCCGCCGGACGACGTCGCCCACCTGCCGCCCGACCGTCAGCACCGGGTTCAGCGCGGACAGCGCGTTCTGGAAGACCATGCCGATCTCGCGCCCGCGGACCCGGTTCCAGCGGGGCGGGTACCAGCGCAGCCCGGCCTCGGAGTTCAGCAGGACCCGGCCGTTCAGCTCGATCCGCCCGGTGACCGACGCGTCGGCCGGGAGCAGCCCGGCCAGCGCCCGCGCGGTCAGGGTCTTGCCCGAGCCGCTCTGCCCGATCAGCGCGGTCACCCGGCCGGAGTGCACGGTGAGCCCGACGCCGTCGACCACCGGGGGCTGCCCGGGGAACGCGATGCGCAGGTCGCCGACGTGCGCGGCCCCGGTCGTCGACGGCGGTTCGGGGGCGGCCTGGCCCCAGCCCGCGTTCACGACCGGCTCCGCGGGTCCAGGCGGGTGCGCAGGGCGTCGCCGAGCAGGACGAAGGCCAGCACCGTGACGGTCAGCGCGGCCGCCGGGAAGACCAGCAGGTGCGGGTGGCTGCGGAAGGCGGTCTGCGCGGTGGCGAGCTGCACCCCCCAGGAGATCGACGGCGCCTGCAGCCCCACCCCCAGGAAGGTGAGCGCGGACTCCGACGTGATCACCGCGGCCATCGTCAGGCCGGCCACGGCGAGCACCGGCCCGGCCGCGTTCGGCAGCACGTGGCGCAGCAGCACCCGGGGCCCGGCGGCCCCGATGCCCTCCGCGGCCCGCACGTACCCGCTCCCGACGACGCCGAGCGCCGAGGCCCGCATCACCCGGGTCAGGTGCGGCCAGGTGAACAGCACCAGCACCGCGGCCAGCACCGGCACCGTCCGGACCGGGACGACGGTCAGCACCACGATCAGGCCCACCAGCTGCGGGAAGCCGAGGAAGACGTCGATCAGCCGCCCGATCGCGGAGTCGACCCAGCCGCCGTACCAGGCGGCGAGCGTCCCGAGCACCGCGGCGACCAGCAGGCAGCCCAGGGTGACCAGCACGCCGACCGAGACCGAGGCCCGCGTCCCGTGGACGACCTGCGCCCACAGGTCACAGCCCTGCACGTCGAGCCCGAACGGGTGCCCCGGCGACGGCCCCTGCCGGCTCAGCGCCAGGTCGCAGTCGGTCACGTCCCCGGCGCCGAACAGGCCCGCGAACGGGGCCGGGAACACCGCGACCAGCACGATCAGCGCGATGAGCGCCGCGGGCACGGCGATCTGCACGGTCCCGCGCGTCCGCCGGACGCGCGCCGCCGGGTCAGCTGGTGCGGCCATGACGGGTCCTCGGGTCGATCAGGGCCGTCGCGACGTCGACGGCCAGCGTGGTCAGCAGGAACACGAGCACGAGCAGGGTCCCGACGGCGACGACCAGCGCCCCGTCGGACTCCTCGATGCCGGTCGCGACGAGCCCGCCGAGCCCCGGCAGGTTGAACACCGTCTCCACCAGCAC harbors:
- a CDS encoding ribonucleotide-diphosphate reductase subunit beta translates to MTTTETTESTDTTGLGEIERGAAPIDADDKRMINARADVNQLLPLKYTWAWEKYLAGCANHWMPTEVAMQADIALWRTPGGLTDDERLMLVRNLGFFATAESLVANNIVLAVYRHLTNPECRQYLLRQSFEEAVHTHTFQYVCESLGLDEGELFNAYRQVPSITDKDTWALRYTRALSDPDFVTGTTEADQAFLRDLVAFYVVFEGMWFYTGFAQILALGRRNKMVGVAEQYQYILRDESIHLNFGIDCINQIKIENPHLWTAEFVAEIRQMLHEACELEVAYARDTMPRGMLGLTAESCEQYLRFITDRRAEQIGLAPLFGEPENPFPWMSEAMDLRKEKNFFETRVTEYRTGGSLDWD
- a CDS encoding ribonucleoside-diphosphate reductase subunit alpha; its protein translation is MTASTAPPVSPGGSAGTADPAALRVIRRDGGETAFDASKISVAATKAFLAVEGDSGATSSRLHHLVGELTSQVVAALARHPVPAVHVEQIQDQVELALMRGGHHKVARSYVLYREQQARARSGSGGEAAAGDGPVVHVTQPDGTRAPLDRLRVETVLAEALQGIDGDVAAGPVLAELDRTVYDGITADELSQALVMAARTLVEREPDYSLVASRLLMDRLRTEAVSHLSGTRRTPDAAGMADGYAAYTRDYLTHAIAIGLVDPELATFDLDRVTAALRPERDLQIGFLGLQTLYDRYFLHERGTRFELPQAFFLRVAMGLAVREVDREARAIEFYELLSSFDFMASTPTLFNSGTTRPQLSSCFLTTVDDDLDSIFGGYRNNALLAKYSGGLGNDWTPVRGLGAHIRGTNGVSQGVVPFLKIAGDTAVAVNQGGKRKGAACAYLETWHVDIEEFLDLRKNTGDDRRRTHDMNTANWVPDEFLRRVQADADWTLFSPDEVPDLHDLYGNEFAQRYRAYEAAAGRGELRVHRTVRAVDLWRRMLTMLFETGHPWITFKDPCNLRSPQQHAGVVHSSNLCTEITLNTRAGGDGRGEVAVCNLGSVNLAAHVTPDGLDAAKLRRTVSTAVRMLDNVVDINFYTIPEARRSNLRHRPVGLGMMGFSDALFVQRIAPASEAAVEFADRSAELLSYHAIAASSDLAAERGRYASYDGSLWSRGILPIDSLALLAQAREAGELEIDRSTTLDWDALRETVRRQGMRNSNVLAIAPTATISNICGVAQSIEPIHLNLYVKSNMSGDFTVVNPHLVRDLKERGLWDEVMVSDLKYFDGSLAEIDRVPDDLKELYATAFEIEPRWLVAAASRRQKWLDQAQSLNLYLAGPSGRKLDELYRLAWRSGLKTTYYLRTRAATSVEKSTLKGTDGQLTGVPSGSPGPSAAATAGSAAVAPSVTGPAAGSPAAVVPAGATVPATTPENADPGRGTGSTAVDGTELDLNPANACSIDDPDCEACQ
- a CDS encoding ATP-binding protein codes for the protein MPTLIQLNGLPGTGKSTLAEHHVQRFPPAVNLDPDVLRGLVGGWYDAPQRAGLLTRRMVLAAARVALTDGVDVVVPQFLARAEFLDSLAGLAGDCGARFVPVVLHEPLGTTVARLRARAAGPMTPAQRDAHRTLDPAVLPEWHRRLRELVDARPGTAVVTPVVGDVAATHQALLAVAA
- a CDS encoding DHA2 family efflux MFS transporter permease subunit, whose protein sequence is MSDGGTGAATTDRIDAPLVRAAFVLVLGTFMASLDATIVAVGVSTLSAEFGADPVEIQWVSTAYLLAVVTAVPTSGWLVDRFGGRRTWIAAVLCFVAASALCALAWSLPSLIVFRIVQGLAGGLLPPTGQAVLARLAGPRRIGRLIAIVGVVPLLSPVLGPLAGGAILGVASWPWLFYVNLPVGLAAAVLAVLCVPRDAAASRGTAFDVRGALLLSPGLAVFVLGLTEVERTGGALPGVPVCLAGLVMLGLFLWHGLRFRGTPLIDPRLFVRSPFGPAALALVILGLSVYGATFLLPLYLQSGRGLDAWATGLLLAPQGIGALAGSLLVNRLVDRIAPRNLVLAGIALVALGTVVFTQLDRDPADALVAVSLLVRGAGAALIGAPVMALVYRTMAKEMIPRAASALNLLNTLGGSVGTALVAVILQSRLGALGDGAAAAAFGQTFWWVLGFCLLALAGATRLPGVRPPR